One genomic segment of Dehalococcoidales bacterium includes these proteins:
- the iorA gene encoding indolepyruvate ferredoxin oxidoreductase subunit alpha has translation MHNLQQLPAGSKILLSGNEAIALGAYHAGLKVATAYPGTPSTEILENLVHFDGVYGEWSTNEKVAVEVAMGASYAGVRCLAGMKHVGLNVAADSLLSASITGVNGGLVIVSADDPGMHSSQNEQDNRHYARLAKIPVIEPYDSQSAYDFIFLAFEISEQYDTPVLFRTTTRVSHSKSVVQIRGSCRENIETAQFATNPEKYVMLPAYARKRHVAIEKRIQQLKEYVETSPLNKIIEGKGPLGIITCGIAYQYAREVFPAAPILRLGMTYPLPKELITRFSAGVNKLIVIEELDPFVEDIVKSMGIAASGKSFIPIIGELSPEIVASSAKKAGILTEIQSEDTTSCQTELPARPPSLCPGCPHRGLFYALARNPRRIKKMATGANSQAQGGLVISGDIGCYTLGAYPPLNGLDTCACMGASIGHALGMEKAGLTDKLVAVIGDSTFMHSGLTALADAVYNHSSITIVILDNMTTAMTGHQGHPATGIAASGEKVQAVSLENVVKGMGVEEVAVINAFDIPALRDAVKTAIESEKLYVLIVRGECAPLRRHSDASRIVDIEKCTRCNTCFKLACPAIQYQNDMVYIDPNLCAGDNCGLCEQVCPVGAIGVFGKAVKE, from the coding sequence ATGCATAATCTACAACAATTACCAGCTGGTAGCAAGATCCTTCTTTCTGGTAATGAAGCCATTGCTCTGGGAGCCTATCATGCCGGTTTAAAGGTAGCAACCGCCTACCCAGGTACACCAAGTACTGAAATACTGGAAAACCTCGTTCATTTTGACGGAGTCTACGGAGAATGGTCCACCAACGAAAAAGTAGCTGTAGAAGTTGCCATGGGAGCATCGTATGCGGGCGTGCGTTGTCTTGCCGGTATGAAGCATGTTGGATTGAACGTGGCAGCTGATTCTCTGCTTTCTGCGTCGATTACTGGTGTCAATGGTGGATTGGTGATTGTTAGCGCTGATGATCCCGGGATGCACAGCTCGCAAAATGAGCAGGACAATCGTCATTATGCGAGACTGGCTAAAATCCCGGTCATTGAACCTTATGATAGTCAGTCAGCTTACGATTTTATATTCCTGGCTTTTGAAATAAGCGAGCAGTATGATACCCCGGTGCTTTTTAGAACAACCACGCGTGTTTCGCATTCAAAATCCGTGGTACAGATTAGGGGATCATGCCGGGAAAATATTGAAACGGCTCAATTTGCTACTAATCCCGAGAAATATGTGATGCTGCCGGCATATGCACGGAAACGGCATGTAGCCATTGAAAAGAGAATACAACAGCTCAAAGAGTATGTAGAAACCAGTCCGCTAAATAAGATAATCGAAGGCAAAGGACCGTTGGGTATCATTACATGCGGTATCGCTTATCAATATGCAAGAGAAGTATTCCCCGCTGCCCCCATACTCAGATTGGGTATGACATATCCTCTTCCGAAAGAATTGATTACCAGGTTTTCTGCCGGAGTGAACAAACTGATCGTAATAGAAGAGTTGGATCCGTTTGTTGAAGACATTGTTAAGTCCATGGGGATAGCGGCAAGCGGGAAGTCTTTCATCCCGATAATTGGCGAATTGTCGCCAGAGATTGTGGCTTCGTCTGCAAAGAAGGCTGGAATTTTGACCGAAATCCAGAGTGAAGACACCACTTCTTGCCAGACCGAATTGCCAGCGCGCCCCCCATCTCTGTGCCCCGGTTGCCCTCATCGCGGTTTGTTTTATGCTCTTGCCAGAAATCCAAGACGCATTAAAAAAATGGCCACCGGAGCAAATTCCCAAGCACAGGGCGGATTGGTTATATCAGGTGATATCGGTTGTTATACCCTGGGTGCCTATCCACCACTCAATGGCCTTGATACTTGCGCCTGTATGGGGGCTAGCATTGGTCATGCTCTTGGAATGGAAAAAGCTGGTTTAACTGATAAGCTGGTAGCGGTTATCGGAGATTCTACATTTATGCATTCCGGATTAACTGCACTGGCAGATGCGGTATACAACCACAGCAGCATCACCATAGTGATATTGGATAATATGACAACTGCAATGACCGGGCACCAGGGGCATCCGGCGACTGGAATTGCTGCCAGCGGAGAAAAAGTACAGGCGGTAAGTCTGGAGAACGTGGTAAAGGGGATGGGAGTTGAAGAGGTTGCTGTAATAAATGCTTTTGATATCCCTGCACTTCGCGACGCAGTTAAAACAGCAATAGAAAGCGAAAAACTATATGTATTAATTGTACGCGGGGAGTGTGCTCCGCTAAGGCGACATTCGGATGCAAGCCGCATTGTAGATATAGAAAAGTGTACCCGATGCAACACCTGTTTTAAATTGGCCTGTCCGGCGATTCAGTATCAAAACGATATGGTGTATATAGATCCGAACCTCTGTGCTGGTGATAATTGCGGTTTGTGTGAGCAAGTTTGTCCAGTAGGCGCCATAGGCGTTTTCGGTAAGGCGGTAAAAGAATAA
- a CDS encoding twin-arginine translocation signal domain-containing protein: protein MEISRRSFLKASGATLGGLFLFNGVDNNAVMARSLKKVPLKKKVKESTTICCYCSVGCGQIVSVYEDGIIKIEGDPDHPINEGALCPKGLAMSQIHQVDGKPNPYRLTKPLYRAPNSTEWEEKSWEWMLDTIAARVKATRDATWVESAKRTEGLASFGGGELDNEEVYMLTKMNRALGVVYLEHCARI, encoded by the coding sequence ATGGAAATTAGCCGAAGGAGTTTTCTTAAAGCCTCCGGCGCAACCTTGGGCGGATTGTTTCTATTTAATGGTGTTGATAATAACGCCGTCATGGCCAGATCTCTTAAGAAAGTTCCTCTTAAGAAGAAGGTCAAAGAGTCAACAACAATCTGCTGTTACTGCAGCGTGGGCTGTGGTCAGATAGTATCCGTCTACGAGGATGGTATTATCAAAATAGAAGGTGACCCGGATCATCCCATCAATGAAGGGGCACTTTGTCCCAAAGGCCTGGCGATGTCACAAATTCACCAGGTAGATGGCAAACCAAATCCGTACAGGTTAACCAAACCTTTGTACAGAGCCCCAAACTCAACCGAATGGGAAGAAAAATCATGGGAATGGATGCTGGATACCATTGCTGCCAGGGTTAAGGCTACACGGGATGCCACCTGGGTCGAGTCAGCAAAACGTACAGAAGGGCTGGCTTCTTTTGGCGGTGGGGAGCTAGACAACGAAGAGGTCTACATGCTTACCAAGATGAACCGCGCGCTTGGCGTGGTGTATCTTGAACATTGTGCACGCATATGA
- a CDS encoding GNAT family N-acetyltransferase has protein sequence MIISNVDITGLCSMAKMVQAETGISNPFLTPEWILSWWEVFGGDYSSYIKVGIQDTKPVAIAPLKISGDTATFLGSTDICDYQDFIAINGKEEEFFTLLLDDVKKEKIRRLHLRHLRPDSLAITELAPVASALKHRATVKQETVSLEMPLPSTFSAYLDTLDKKNRHEIRRKMRRLLEANRVKFYYTGDNYSRYSYSPEYMQDFLRLFFLNQIEKAGFMTPLMQQFFNKIWEQAGPSGVLRFGCLEVDGERVAMVLLFDCNNSIFLYNNAYNFSHANLSVGLLSKVLAIEKAINIGRCKWDFLKGDEKYKRWLGGTSINLYSLEIELS, from the coding sequence ATGATAATATCCAACGTAGATATTACAGGCCTTTGTTCGATGGCTAAAATGGTGCAAGCAGAAACAGGTATTTCGAATCCATTCTTAACTCCAGAATGGATTCTCTCGTGGTGGGAGGTTTTTGGCGGAGATTATTCTTCTTATATCAAAGTTGGTATACAAGATACAAAGCCGGTCGCGATAGCTCCCTTAAAGATATCTGGCGATACGGCAACATTTCTGGGTTCGACTGATATTTGTGATTACCAGGACTTCATAGCGATCAACGGAAAAGAAGAAGAATTTTTTACTCTTTTATTAGATGATGTGAAAAAAGAAAAAATCAGGAGATTGCATTTGCGGCACCTTAGGCCAGATTCCCTGGCTATTACCGAGTTGGCTCCAGTAGCTTCCGCTCTTAAACACAGGGCAACTGTGAAACAGGAAACTGTTAGCCTGGAGATGCCCCTTCCTTCGACTTTTAGCGCTTATCTCGATACTTTAGACAAAAAGAATCGGCATGAAATAAGGCGCAAGATGCGGCGGCTGCTTGAAGCTAATAGGGTGAAATTCTATTACACTGGTGATAACTATTCGCGCTATTCATATAGCCCGGAATATATGCAAGATTTTTTAAGATTGTTCTTTTTGAATCAGATAGAAAAAGCCGGTTTCATGACACCGTTGATGCAGCAGTTCTTTAACAAGATTTGGGAGCAAGCTGGTCCAAGTGGTGTGTTGCGGTTCGGGTGTTTGGAAGTTGATGGCGAGAGAGTGGCCATGGTGCTTCTTTTTGACTGTAATAATTCCATTTTCCTGTATAATAATGCTTATAATTTTAGCCATGCCAACCTTAGCGTTGGACTCTTGAGCAAAGTTCTTGCAATAGAAAAAGCCATAAATATCGGGCGGTGCAAATGGGATTTCTTAAAGGGTGATGAGAAGTACAAGCGCTGGCTCGGGGGAACAAGTATCAATCTTTACAGCCTTGAAATAGAATTAAGTTAA
- a CDS encoding glycosyltransferase produces MSVYIREVALQFASKGFHVDIFTRGHNSHSCDVTLLAEGVRLVHIKAGETQEVVDKIALHSHINTFNQGVYRFAKENNSEYSYIFSHYWLSGVSGQLLSDRWKIPHIVMFHTLGEVKNQIGQGLVEPDLRLQEEYRIIQVCDRIIASTDREKDYLCHLYSASADKIRVVPCGVNLEMFKPIFRPSPVPGLRDGSTRIILYVGRIDPLKGTSLLVEALSLIKADDGWICLIVGGDGSNDGVNQLQQQAIQEGIADKLIFTGPVPQEELSAYYSTSSVLVVPSYYESFGLVAIEALACGCPVIAGDVGDLKNIIKPGLSGDILKKLNTEELARTFRDWIKRSPRTAVEVSIIRETVAGFSWVNVSQELINEFEALAFNTAGAV; encoded by the coding sequence ATGAGCGTTTATATACGGGAAGTTGCGCTACAGTTTGCCAGTAAAGGTTTTCACGTTGACATATTCACACGTGGCCACAATTCGCATAGTTGCGACGTTACGCTGTTGGCAGAAGGTGTTCGTCTTGTGCATATCAAAGCCGGAGAAACGCAAGAGGTAGTAGATAAAATTGCCTTGCACTCCCATATTAATACCTTTAATCAGGGTGTATATAGATTCGCTAAAGAGAATAATAGTGAGTATAGCTATATATTCAGTCATTATTGGTTATCTGGTGTCAGCGGTCAATTACTTTCAGATAGATGGAAAATTCCACATATCGTAATGTTCCATACGCTTGGAGAAGTAAAAAATCAGATTGGGCAAGGATTGGTTGAACCTGATTTGCGTTTGCAGGAAGAGTACAGGATTATACAGGTATGCGATCGGATAATTGCTTCCACTGATCGGGAAAAAGATTATCTTTGTCATTTATATTCAGCAAGTGCCGATAAAATCCGGGTTGTACCATGTGGCGTTAATTTGGAAATGTTTAAACCAATTTTTCGTCCCTCGCCAGTACCCGGTCTGCGAGATGGTTCAACGCGGATTATTTTATATGTTGGAAGAATTGATCCTCTTAAAGGAACCAGTCTTCTCGTTGAAGCGTTATCTTTAATTAAGGCTGATGATGGCTGGATCTGTTTGATTGTTGGCGGTGATGGCAGTAATGATGGAGTTAACCAGCTGCAGCAACAGGCAATACAAGAAGGTATTGCCGATAAACTGATATTCACCGGTCCGGTCCCGCAAGAAGAGCTTAGTGCTTATTATTCAACTTCAAGTGTGTTGGTTGTTCCTTCATATTATGAAAGCTTTGGTCTTGTTGCTATAGAAGCGCTGGCTTGCGGGTGCCCGGTGATTGCGGGAGATGTCGGGGATTTAAAAAATATTATCAAGCCTGGCTTAAGCGGAGATATTTTAAAAAAGTTAAATACTGAAGAGCTTGCAAGAACATTCAGGGATTGGATAAAACGCTCTCCAAGGACTGCTGTTGAGGTAAGTATAATCAGAGAGACAGTTGCCGGTTTTAGCTGGGTGAATGTTAGCCAGGAATTAATCAATGAATTTGAAGCTTTAGCTTTTAACACGGCAGGAGCAGTATGA
- a CDS encoding indolepyruvate oxidoreductase subunit beta translates to MQNISVLMTGIGGQGIILASDILAETALRMDWDVKKTDSIGMAQRGGSVTSHVRMGEVVNSPLISAGGADVLFGMEKLEAARSCHFLKPGGWALVNQYGSPPLSVTSGETKYPEDDIILNAIKQKTREVLLIDGIKKVEELGNTRTLNVFLLGALSVFLPFSVDIWRASLEAKLPSKILNINLKAFSLGREEVKNGRIG, encoded by the coding sequence ATGCAAAATATTAGTGTTCTTATGACCGGCATAGGAGGCCAGGGGATTATTCTGGCAAGCGATATATTAGCCGAAACTGCATTACGTATGGATTGGGATGTTAAAAAGACGGATTCGATTGGAATGGCTCAGCGAGGCGGAAGTGTTACCAGTCATGTACGAATGGGCGAAGTGGTGAATTCCCCGTTGATATCGGCGGGAGGAGCAGATGTGCTTTTTGGCATGGAAAAATTAGAAGCAGCTCGCTCTTGTCATTTCTTAAAACCTGGTGGCTGGGCATTGGTAAACCAGTATGGTTCTCCTCCTCTATCTGTAACCAGCGGTGAAACCAAGTATCCTGAAGATGACATAATTCTAAATGCCATCAAGCAAAAGACCAGAGAGGTTTTGTTAATCGACGGAATAAAAAAAGTTGAGGAGTTGGGCAATACCAGGACATTGAATGTGTTTCTCCTCGGGGCTCTTTCTGTGTTTTTACCATTTAGTGTGGATATCTGGAGGGCTTCCCTCGAAGCAAAACTTCCGTCAAAAATCCTCAATATAAACCTGAAAGCGTTTTCACTGGGGCGGGAGGAGGTTAAAAATGGCCGTATCGGCTAA
- a CDS encoding PIG-L family deacetylase, giving the protein MMTSQVTDLLVVSPHPDDAEFGMAGTVAKYYMEGKTVVYVIVTGGEKGSEDKQMTPEKLKSARRLEQLAAAKILGVKTVEFLGFIDGSLEDNYELRLAITRQIRRYKPLAVATTDPYRRYLLHRDHRITGLVVAEAVYPFARNRPAFPELIEEDLESHMVKEMLFWGSEDPNYYVDITDSFNRKIDALKCHSSQLGSHNEKNLELWLRQRAQEMASGQNYPLAEAFHRVIIDH; this is encoded by the coding sequence ATGATGACCTCACAGGTGACTGATTTACTCGTTGTTTCCCCTCATCCGGATGATGCTGAGTTTGGCATGGCAGGCACTGTTGCAAAGTATTACATGGAAGGAAAAACCGTAGTTTACGTAATAGTTACCGGTGGCGAAAAGGGTAGCGAAGATAAACAAATGACTCCTGAAAAATTAAAAAGTGCCAGGCGGTTGGAGCAATTGGCAGCTGCTAAAATCCTGGGAGTCAAGACAGTGGAGTTTTTAGGCTTTATTGACGGAAGCCTTGAGGATAACTACGAATTACGCCTGGCAATAACTCGCCAAATCCGGCGATATAAACCCCTTGCAGTTGCTACCACTGATCCCTACCGACGCTATCTATTGCATAGGGATCACCGAATTACGGGGCTTGTTGTTGCTGAAGCAGTGTATCCTTTTGCGAGAAATCGTCCAGCTTTTCCCGAGTTGATTGAAGAGGATCTTGAATCGCATATGGTAAAAGAAATGCTTTTTTGGGGCAGCGAAGACCCTAATTATTATGTTGATATAACTGATTCTTTTAACCGGAAAATAGACGCACTTAAATGTCATTCTTCCCAGCTGGGTTCTCATAATGAGAAAAACCTTGAACTATGGTTAAGGCAAAGAGCTCAAGAGATGGCTTCAGGCCAGAATTACCCGTTGGCCGAAGCTTTTCACAGGGTTATTATTGATCACTAG